DNA from Malus sylvestris chromosome 11, drMalSylv7.2, whole genome shotgun sequence:
ccgatggagatacagcgacccttgctcacttacaATAAATCTCATTTGATAAGATTGCATGGACAGAAAAAATTCACATTGAAGAAGCATAACATAACTATGTTGGTTTAGATTTGCAAACACAAACTAGCATCAGAATGCGTGTTAGAGGAAGTCCGAGAGAAATAATTCAGGGAAACATAGAACTCCCAAAAGCCTGCCCTAGTTAGCTTGCATAAGAAACCAGTAAATTCGAACTTACAAGCATTTTGGAAGTGTCTGGCCAAgtaaaaaatatgaaagttcCTTTCTTAAGAGGTTGCCCTTGAAAGATGCTACGGAATGTGGACAGTGCGGATTCATCAACAGGGGTTGGTGATTTGATTCTTGGAGAGATGGCATCATTCAAGGCGTCCCAAAAAGTTTTCCCATCAACATCTCTAACCAGAACAATCTGTATCGATTTCTCCGAAGGAGCTGCAATTAGGAAAAGTAACGTTAGCATCCTCTTTATGTGCGAGTGTGTGTGGCAAGGAAGATGCAtaatttttatgattattaCATAGAAAAATAGAGTTGAACAAGGATGAATCCTCTTGAATCTCAGCAGCTGATCTTCCTTTCCAAGCATTCAAACTATTTAAGACGGACTGGTTCACATATAGTCCTGCAGCATAGACTTTTACACCAATGATTGCAAAGACCTTTTCCCTGTATCCTACAACCATTGCCAACATTGAGGTTATTTGTTACATGCATCACGCAATTATTTGTATCAAAAGGAAACACAGAGAAATCTTTATTTTCTTAAAGTGAATGCACTTTGCTATATGTGATTTGAAGCAACTGACCAGTTCCAAGCAACGCCAATGAACTCGAACAACCCGGTAAACTCAAAGATGTTTGAAATTTCTCTTTGGTGGCAGGTTCCTCTATGTATTCTGCATTTCCAACTGCAGCTTTGTTTATATAGAAAAGTACATCAGGTTTTGTTATGAATGCAATCAAAGGAGAATATAATGAGTGATTGAAATGGAACAGCATAGTAAATCTTGAACACAAAAACTCAATGCATTCTCGTGATTACGATACCACTGATAACAGATTTTATATTGAACCAGCTAGATCTGTTTCATGGTGATGATGAAAATTGTGTTCTATCTTCTCAGTCTTCAACGAAAAACCATAACACATCAGATTAATCACCCTGATGATGAAAACTGTGTTCTATGTTCTATACCCCAACATAAGTCCTGGCCATTAGGAATTTCAGAAAGCGAAACCGCTCTCAAGTCTAGTAGCATTCTTTCACATTCTTACAACTGGAGTTCAATGTGTCTATAAGGTTAAATCTTTATCAGATTGTCTCCATGTTTTCAAAGTTCTGAAACCAGTATCAAATTCTACAACTTCACCAAgtatttttgtttcattttaagCAATACAATCACATAATCCACTAAAGTCACCGACTTTCGGAAATATACTCACTCTCTGACCAGAAATTTGATTGCTTTCTTCTCCTCCAACTCAATTCAACAACATTAACCATATCAAAAAATTTGACCACATACATTTACAAGATTTTACCAGAGCTTGCTTTCTGCAGTCACACTAATCGCCTGATGAACAATTCTAGATACATATCTTGTTCTAAGTTACTGCTGGGGtaacaccccaaagcccaattGGGATTTTAACAGAAAGAAAGTAAATTTCTCCGCAGATAATTTACCACGGCAACTGAAATTTCAAATGAACATTAACATAGCAAAACTTTTTTCACTTCACTCagaagaaattaaaattaaatccTGCAGATAATTGAAACAAGAAATGAGGAAGCTAAGTGGGAGTTATTCACCTGAAGCTGAGGAAGCATTTACTGCAAAAGGGGTCTGAGATTTGATGTTCTTGTGAGGGGGGAAGTGAATGGGGGTTTGGCAAATGAGAACATTTGGGTTTGAAATTCCAGTCGGGAATCCAATTCTGGGTTTGGGAATGCAGTTCCTGGTGGGAGTGGGAAATTGGAGCCATTTGGGACTGCAAATTGCTTGAGAGAAACATGCTTTCAATTTTTGGTTTCTGGAAAACCTGTTTTCCATCCAAACTGTAGATATGGAACAAATTCATAGTCACGTGAGGTCTCGATCTAATAATATAACGTCATACGTTAGAAACTTACACATATCATTGTTTTATTAGAACTAGAGATCATGATAAACGTCGAGCCTTAATTTATTGGTTACACAActaacaaaacaaattaaatcttaatttttatatttttaaatgaaaatttaaCGATTGAAATATATGAAGTACTCGATACACTAAAGTAGCCAAGAAAGTCATCGTAACTCAAAAGTTAGGATTGTAAATTTGACCAATTAACATGGATTTCACTTCAATGCTACAAACATAACCGATATAGGTTAGAGAAACTCCCCCATTAATAGTATTAAAATAAGAGTGTATTTTTGCTCATCATCATTTAGTATGGTATATACTTTTACCATCTTATTTATCACCGTTAGGCATTagataaatttgaattttaagatTTGTGCTTATTCATTACAcgaatctcgaaattcaaattcatctaaCGATAATAAATAGGATGGTAAATATATACCACACTAAATGATGATGGACAAAAATGCTCCCTTAAAAAAGTATGAATCATCGGAATGTGAAGCGATCAGTCAGTTGGGCACTGACTCCGATAACTAGAAGTTGAATCGGAGGTGGCTGATGATGTAAGGGAGACGCAAAGTCAGTCAGGCTCCCTCCCTCCACGTGGATGTTGTTCTCAAAAGCTCCAATTTTTCCAACTTTCCAATAGAATTCTCAAACGGCTCACTTAATATAGCCGTTACACTTTGCCCTTTTCTCCCACTTTAAAAATCCTACCATTCTCTCTCTAATTCCATTCCACCCTCAGCAGACAAAATATTTCaacttccttctttcttctttctgaCAGCTCTCAATGGCTAAAGCAGCTCTCTCTGTTCTGCTCCTGCTCCTGCTATTGTCCTTCACTTCAGGTACTTCTTGTGAAAAACTGAGTTAGATTTCGTCAAAGATACAATAACTAAGATGTAACAACCAAAATTTTATGTACTTTGGAGTTTAGAGCGCtatattttttatcattttgggTTTTCTTGCACTTGGATTATAGCATTGTGCTAAATTTCATGCGAGTTATTGCTTAATTAACACTTTACAACTGACATTTTAAGTTGtgatgtcctttttttttttggacaaataaGTTGTACTGACTGGCATTAACTTATATGCACTGTACTTATCTCAGTTCTGAACCTCTAATTTCAAATTTACTGTTGTCTTTGCAGAAACTTTGCTCATGGTAAATGGACAGGTAATTAATATATCAAAAGTtactaaaaaaatgaaacatgTAACTTCAAATACAAACCTACAACAACGCACTTTAAACTGATAACTTTTCTCGTTCTGTTACTCAAATGCAGAAAACTTGGTGTGTGGCCAGACCTTCGTCCGACCAAGCAACGCTCTTATCGAATCTAAATTACGCGTGCGCGCACGTAGATTGCCAGATTCTTCGAAAGGGATGCCCGTGCTCGTCGCCGGATAATCTCATGAACCGTGCCTCCATAGCCATGAACATGTATTACCAATCCAAGGGAAAGAACCAGTGGAATTGTGACTTTAGAGGCTCTGCTCTCATTGTCGTGACTGATCCAAGTAAGTaacattttttttcatgaaGAAAGTCACTCATTTAATTTGTGtggtattttatttatttatttatttatttttgtattgatttgcaggttATGGTGACTGCATCTATGCATAGTCCTCAGTAAAAGAAAGTGCATGGGATCGTTAGAATTTTAGCTTTTAATGTGCTACCGGGGATGTCAAATTTTCACATTACCTCAAATGGATAGATTTTTAATAAGACTTTAGATTTGTAGTTAAGTAATTGTTGCGATTCAAGAACAAATATATGGATTAAACTCAATTTATATGACAAATTAGTACATGAATGAGGATGTGAAAATAAATTGGAATTGTACGTATGTGAAACACCTTATAAGCGTCTCAAACGTGCTAGTTCCTGTGAAGAAACTTGCATGTtatatcttgagaaaattgtaacaatagttcattgactttaattcaattggagcACTGATCTCTCGACTAAAAAATCATGACCATttgtcccttaactcatcaaaacatgcaacTATGGTCATTTTTATCAAATCCGTTAGAACTTTAGTCAAAATGAGTGACGTGCCACACATGCGAGGATAAATCAAGGGCAAACAAggaaaaccaaatgagaaaCTTTAAGTCAATTGGAGTAATAGCagccctcaactttaatccaattgtagtaatgattcTTCCAACACGATTCATTTTGACGGAAGTTCTGAAAAAAGTTGACTTAAAAGACCATAactacacgttttgataagttaagaGATTAACGAGGGATTATTGCTTCAATTAGATTAAAGTTGAAAGACAATTTCTACAATTTTCTCTATTATCTTTGTATTACAACAATTAGTAAACAAATGTCTcgcaaaatttcaaatttacatATGCAAGATGCCAGCGGAATGATCGGCCCAATAGAGGCTGGGGTTGGTTCCTTCCCATCGCGTCCTTCCTTGTGTGTCAATATATAAAACAAGTGCATCAAAACAAGAAACGAGAACTAGGTCGATCTATTCTATGCAAAGCATAACTGCACAGATGAAAGTGAAACTTCTATATAAATACTGTAGGAATAACCACATAAAGGACCGAAATTTGATCTTATAAAATCAAACAAATGCAACTTTAATAGGTAGTGAGTACAAAAATTACACATGATTCCTATACAACCATTTGATGCTACCTTCCTCTGCCACATTTAGTTGTTGAAACTTATGATTCATTTATTAAAATAGTAGCTGAAAGACATCACGGACTGCAGTAGATAAATAAAGACTCACAATTTCCTTCCAACCAATCAATAAAGACTCACACCTAATTTTTTGATTGAAAACAAGACCATGAAATGTGCATCAAGTGAGCTGATGTCAGTACAGGAAAAGATGCGGTCCATTAATTTCCTGTCTTGCTTTTTGTTGGCTTAAGCGGTaactagttaataacttaataCGACGTAAGCCGTTAATTTCAATTCAGCTCATGATATTTCTTGTAATTTAAAATgattattgtttttaatttatcaTCGAAagatcatctttacaaaaatttattaaaattagAAGTTAGTTCAATGAAAAATTCACAATAATAATTAAAGGTCTAAACGATTGTTTGCGCCAATAATGACTTAAAAAATAGACTGTTTAGATCATGAGATTACTTTGTGAAGTAAACCCAAATGAGTAATTAGAACCTTGAAAAATtctaaggagactctctcaaaGTAGGATTCTCCATTGATTCTCTGATACCTCACATTTTAACGTCAATTTCGGTGCCAACattacaaaacatttttcaaaaaacatAAGGTGGCAGAGACTCTACAAAAAAtctcacttttgagagagtctccttagcatttctacACCTtattaagttattaactagttcagagagcttaaggggagggatccccattttttgaaaaaaatggggattaggtgtggggcccacttcacatctaatttcaacgatccgaaccgtctattttgttagtctcgattcatagatcatccttgcaaaaattcaattcaatccgaaaccatttgcctatttaattattaatatcaaatttcatatttttttatataacaaagtattcgttcatttccttgaaccaattagatgtcttaaacatttccaatttagctaatattttctaaggatgatctatgaatcaagactaacaaaatagacggttcggatcgttgaaattagatgtgaagtggaccccacacctaatctccatttttaaaaaaaaatggggatccctccccttaagctctctgtaactagtttacacttgagcacttatatatatatatatattattatctaTTTACCTTTGGGTGTTCTTATTCGACCCAAAAGCAAGTATAAAGGTATTGTTATCATTCTAAAACCTCTAATTAGCTCgctattgttttctttttgttattgaATACAAAAGTGAATATTCAGCCGTTGAACTTTGCACATTACTGTATtaattattttacatataaaacgTGTAATAAAATGATACTTGCACAACtatgtttcttttattttcggGCCTCAATGTCCTCTTTCCTAAGAAACGATATTTGCACAACTATCATGTTAATGTGATTGCTAAGTGGATTACATGATATATTTTTTCCCGTATTATGCCATGTGGTCTCTTTGGACCTCTCATTGGATCTTATACGAGGCCGGATAAATATAAGATAACTCGGTAaatttactatatattttatttgacaAGACGATAATTCATGATTGTTATTAGCAGACAAGTACATTAATCTATGTAACTGACCTAACGAGCATAAATTTACTACCTATTCTAAATTGCTCTAACATACGAATACGAGAATTCAAACTTTGATACTATCAGATAAGTATAATACACTACGCAACTGACCTAAACCGTATCTACATATGCACAAAAGAACAATTATTTTAGTTAATATTTGTGTAATAGTGTAATATAATAATTgctaaagagaaaaaaaaataaaaaatcaggcAACATTCACAAGAGAAATTCTTTGATAGGTGTAATATCCATTATCCATTACCGCCAGTCGTTTAGAGGGAAATTGGTTTTCTGGCTCTTATTTCACCAACAAACTTGAAAAATTGCGAGGACACAAAGGCCAACTCTTTTTCTTAGGGTCACTCAtctttctcactctctcccAACTGATAAGGAGGTGCAAAGAgaactctctctgtctctctataTATTTATACGTATGCGTGGGCTTCTTGGATCCACTCAATTGCTATTCCAACTTGTGCCTCATGTTAAAACGGAAGCTTTCCATTCCCAGTGGccccatttgattgtttttacaGAGTTTTCTTCATTACCCACAGCTGTTTTAATGACTATTTTCTTGCTGGTGTTTGGTTTCTGAGAAAATTTTGGTGATTTTCCATTCTGCGTTTTTGAGCTTTggtgattttgtttctgggttatTGAGCTTTGGTGATTTTGGCTTCTGGGTTTTGGTTAGAATGATGTCAATGACATGCCACACTCTTGATGCGAGAGCTGTGATGGATTTTGTGGCTTGTGGGTGTTCTTCCAATGCTTTGTTGGACCGTTATTCGGTGAGGAATTACTCGAAGGCGAATCCCAAGGGCAGTTGTAGAGGTTATGGAGCTCGTCGGAATCGAATTCGGTGTGGAGTTTCTTCAATGACAACAGCTGAGACTCCAATACCAAAGAAGGCAGATAATGCTCTGCTGAATGGTAAGACAACAGAACTTTTTGTTTCAAGTTTGAGCTTTTAATTACTAGAATTTATTTGAATACCATATGAGTTATTTCTATCAAATGCTTGAATTACAGGTGCGCCTGAAGGTCTTCCACAGGTTTTAAATTTAAAGAAAGAATCCAGAAAGCCGGTTTCGCTGAcaaatttgtttgaaattgTTGCTGATGACCTCCTCACATTAAATCAAAATCTTCAGTCTGTAAGTACTCCTTTTGGATTTCCTGGTGCTGTGTGATAATTTTAGTTATTAGGAagtttatggtgtagaatgttGTTACAGTATCTAATCATTTGTTCGTGCCGGGGCCTAGCTGAGCTTAGTTTTAAACAATCATTTTCTGCTTGATGAGATTCTATCAGTTACTATGTTTTCCCGTTAAGCCcttttgaaaataaagtttgCAATGCTTCGATGTGAAAATCAGTACTGCACTGACAAACGAGAATACGTGTGTGGATGTGTTTTCTGGTGTGGCGATGTGCTTAGTTTAGAAGCTGGCAATTTGGAACCTTTTGGTTGTTTTGACATCAATACAGATAGCTCTTTTAAAGATCGATAGGACCTTGTTAAAGCTGGAATCGTTATGATAAATGTACTGATAAGTGGAAGTGTTATGCTT
Protein-coding regions in this window:
- the LOC126590129 gene encoding fatty-acid-binding protein 3, chloroplastic-like isoform X2 — encoded protein: MENRFSRNQKLKACFSQAICSPKWLQFPTPTRNCIPKPRIGFPTGISNPNVLICQTPIHFPPHKNIKSQTPFAVNASSASGYREKVFAIIGVKVYAAGLYVNQSVLNSLNAWKGRSAAEIQEDSSLFNSIFLSPSEKSIQIVLVRDVDGKTFWDALNDAISPRIKSPTPVDESALSTFRSIFQGQPLKKGTFIFFTWPDTSKMLVSISSDGLPSGVDAEIKSENVAFALFDVFVGDTPVSFSLKASVVKGLESILK
- the LOC126590129 gene encoding fatty-acid-binding protein 3, chloroplastic-like isoform X1 is translated as MENRFSRNQKLKACFSQAICSPKWLQFPTPTRNCIPKPRIGFPTGISNPNVLICQTPIHFPPHKNIKSQTPFAVNASSASVGNAEYIEEPATKEKFQTSLSLPGCSSSLALLGTGYREKVFAIIGVKVYAAGLYVNQSVLNSLNAWKGRSAAEIQEDSSLFNSIFLSPSEKSIQIVLVRDVDGKTFWDALNDAISPRIKSPTPVDESALSTFRSIFQGQPLKKGTFIFFTWPDTSKMLVSISSDGLPSGVDAEIKSENVAFALFDVFVGDTPVSFSLKASVVKGLESILK
- the LOC126588628 gene encoding glucan endo-1,3-beta-glucosidase — its product is MAKAALSVLLLLLLLSFTSETLLMVNGQKTWCVARPSSDQATLLSNLNYACAHVDCQILRKGCPCSSPDNLMNRASIAMNMYYQSKGKNQWNCDFRGSALIVVTDPSYGDCIYA